In Stomoxys calcitrans chromosome 2, idStoCalc2.1, whole genome shotgun sequence, the following proteins share a genomic window:
- the LOC106081638 gene encoding protein trunk: MICVTLAWIYLSCFATKPIFADYCTQLSTKSLSKILGQAFNPRYMSIDPPFLHQDGDSKRSSYEIPFYADNDVVSVGDFPAWETDHINYYEEKKAINDKKVIRVRNIFKQKSTSNDQLSKTRPWECASKLTWLDLGINYFPRYIRSVECISNSCWYGHYNCKPKSFTIKVLRRKHGSCIRINEKLLLLTSEHFSSDYTELWVWEEVSVNFCCDCVTTTTD; encoded by the coding sequence ATGATTTGTGTTACATTGGCATGGATATATCTCAGTTGTTTTGCTACAAAGCCAATATTTGCAGACTACTGTACTCAGTTAAGCACAAAATCTTTGTCGAAAATCTTGGGCCAAGCGTTTAATCCCCGTTACATGAGCATTGATCCGCCTTTTCTCCATCAAGATGGTGATTCGAAAAGATCGTCCTATGAAATTCCATTCTATGCCGATAATGATGTCGTTTCTGTTGGAGATTTTCCAGCATGGGAGACAGATCATATTAACTACTATGAGGAGAAGAAGGCCATCAACGACAAAAAGGTGATCAGAGTTCGAaacatttttaagcaaaaaagcACTTCGAACGACCAGCTTTCCAAAACAAGACCGTGGGAGTGTGCATCAAAGCTTACGTGGCTGGATTTGGGCATAAATTACTTTCCCCGTTATATACGTTCAGTGgagtgtatatcgaattcgtgctggTATGGCCATTACAATTGTAAGCCAAAATCATTTACCATAAAGGTTTTGCGGCGCAAACATGGCTCCTGTATACGAATTAATGAAAAATTGCTCTTGCTTACATCGGaacatttttcatcagattatACCGAATTGTGGGTTTGGGAGGAGGTTTCTGTAAATTTTTGCTGTGATTGTGTTACGACAACAACTGATTGA